A window of Verrucomicrobiota bacterium JB022 contains these coding sequences:
- a CDS encoding DUF5615 family PIN-like protein has translation MKLLANENVPRPSVLRLKSLGWNVASVMDLRAGIPDEEVLAWAEREGRVIWTFDRDYGELIFKKRLPPPAGVIYMRFEPDTPLQPAEVLLALAASPAIAFVGKYSTLMSPSQLRQRPL, from the coding sequence ATGAAGCTGCTCGCCAATGAGAATGTGCCCCGGCCGTCTGTGCTTCGGCTGAAGAGCCTAGGCTGGAATGTGGCAAGCGTGATGGACCTTCGGGCAGGGATACCAGATGAAGAGGTCCTTGCTTGGGCGGAGCGGGAGGGCCGGGTAATCTGGACCTTTGACCGCGACTACGGGGAATTGATCTTCAAGAAGCGCCTACCTCCTCCAGCGGGGGTGATCTACATGCGCTTTGAGCCGGATACGCCTTTGCAGCCCGCCGAGGTTCTTCTGGCGTTGGCTGCTTCACCCGCAATCGCCTTCGTAGGTAAATACTCGACGCTGATGAGCCCCAGCCAGCTTCGTCAGCGGCCGTTGTAG
- a CDS encoding LysE family translocator has product MSSLIVSGLPFVYFMLVASLTPGPNNVMLTASGINFGYQRTWPHILGVIGGCAIVMLLAALGMGAAYHAYPPLQVIMKALGSCYLVYLAYRILKAGRLGLQEKSEQTARPLRFVEAFGFQFINPKAIVFAVTAVNILPDYYTVFECCLVAVVGSTLVCILSTHTWTFFGKLLAKLFRNDRSRRIVTILLALLLLATIPMMWR; this is encoded by the coding sequence ATGTCTTCGTTGATCGTATCGGGGCTGCCCTTCGTGTATTTCATGCTTGTGGCGTCGCTCACGCCAGGGCCGAACAATGTGATGCTGACGGCCAGCGGCATCAATTTCGGCTACCAGCGCACGTGGCCGCATATCCTGGGCGTCATTGGCGGCTGTGCGATTGTCATGCTGCTGGCGGCGCTGGGGATGGGAGCGGCCTACCACGCCTACCCACCGCTGCAGGTCATCATGAAGGCGCTGGGCTCCTGCTACCTGGTCTACCTTGCATACCGCATCCTGAAGGCGGGCCGCCTCGGTCTGCAGGAAAAGAGCGAACAGACGGCGCGTCCGTTGAGATTCGTGGAAGCTTTCGGCTTCCAGTTCATCAACCCCAAGGCGATCGTGTTTGCCGTCACGGCAGTCAATATCCTGCCCGATTACTATACGGTTTTCGAATGTTGCCTGGTCGCCGTCGTGGGCAGCACCTTGGTCTGCATCCTCTCCACCCACACCTGGACCTTCTTCGGTAAGCTGCTCGCCAAGCTCTTCCGCAACGACCGTAGCCGCCGCATCGTCACTATCCTGCTCGCCCTGCTGCTGCTTGCGACGATCCCGATGATGTGGCGGTGA
- a CDS encoding PIN domain-containing protein: protein MLRADFRVFLDACVLANYKVCDLLLCLAERPRQFSPHWSQEVLKETHRTQVNKLKWPTKLADHFRDQVTQTFPEGCIYGFEHIIAGLQNHPKDRHVLAAALHGHCNLILTFNLKDFRPEHLQPHGISACHPQDYLLVLYEMDAKQVISRVAAIAAKRGLSELDLLINLGKALPHFSSRLIDELGLVP, encoded by the coding sequence ATGCTGAGGGCTGATTTTCGTGTGTTTCTGGATGCATGTGTGCTGGCAAACTATAAGGTCTGCGACCTGTTGCTTTGCTTGGCGGAGCGACCACGTCAGTTCTCACCTCACTGGTCGCAGGAGGTGCTGAAAGAAACTCACCGCACCCAAGTCAATAAGCTCAAGTGGCCAACGAAGCTCGCTGACCACTTTCGAGATCAAGTCACGCAAACGTTTCCCGAAGGCTGCATCTACGGATTCGAGCACATCATCGCCGGACTTCAAAACCACCCGAAAGACCGGCATGTGCTCGCGGCTGCCCTTCACGGCCACTGCAACCTGATCCTCACCTTCAACCTGAAAGATTTCCGTCCCGAGCACCTGCAACCACACGGGATCAGCGCCTGCCACCCACAAGACTACCTGCTGGTGCTCTACGAAATGGACGCAAAGCAGGTGATCAGCCGCGTCGCCGCGATTGCCGCCAAGCGGGGCCTCTCGGAGTTGGACCTGTTGATCAATCTGGGCAAAGCCCTCCCCCACTTCTCATCCCGACTGATTGACGAACTTGGGCTGGTGCCCTGA
- a CDS encoding RICIN domain-containing protein, whose protein sequence is MALVALVTTALTTNLQAVGGFANASGGAGGPTVTVTNLSQLTAAINHDNPQIVQVSGTINLGSSSVRFGSNKTIIGVGTNSGFIGNLKGVDESNVIIQNLNFTNPNSEGDGDGLTLDGCTNVFVTHCAFVNCGDGSLDITHGSDYITVSWCKFSYTYNSGHNFVNLIGHSNNNASEDAGRLRVTFHHNWWSTLCHERMPRVRFGRVHTYNNYFNAPGNNYCIRASIQSEVLAQNNYFENISTPYEYYAPNGKIRATGNTTVNCSDVQSFNDSVFTPPYAYSLESPSAARSAIIASAGPVGGGSSGITGVKVIVNRASGRAMDVYEWDNTNGGNIALYDVWGGDAQRFQVTNIGGNTYTIRTILPGNRSLDVWGPSSADGTNVALYDYLGGSNQQFTITPTSGGYYRITPNNAPNSAVDAFGTANGDNVGIWTYWGGDVQQWRFQNP, encoded by the coding sequence ATGGCGCTGGTTGCGCTGGTCACCACCGCACTCACCACCAACCTGCAGGCTGTCGGCGGCTTTGCCAACGCCTCCGGCGGCGCAGGCGGCCCCACCGTCACCGTAACCAACCTCTCGCAGCTCACCGCTGCGATCAATCACGACAACCCTCAGATCGTGCAGGTAAGCGGCACGATCAACCTCGGCTCGTCGAGCGTGCGTTTCGGCTCCAACAAGACGATCATCGGCGTCGGCACCAACTCGGGCTTCATCGGCAACCTCAAAGGCGTCGATGAGAGCAACGTCATCATCCAGAACCTCAACTTCACCAACCCCAACAGTGAAGGCGATGGCGACGGGCTGACGCTCGACGGTTGCACCAACGTGTTTGTCACCCACTGCGCGTTCGTCAACTGCGGAGACGGCTCCCTCGATATCACGCACGGCTCCGATTACATCACCGTCTCCTGGTGCAAGTTCTCCTACACCTACAACAGTGGGCACAACTTCGTGAACCTGATCGGGCACAGCAACAACAACGCGTCCGAAGATGCAGGTCGGTTGCGCGTGACCTTCCACCACAACTGGTGGTCGACGCTCTGCCACGAGCGCATGCCGCGCGTGCGCTTCGGCCGGGTGCACACCTACAACAACTACTTCAACGCTCCCGGTAACAACTACTGCATCCGCGCCAGCATCCAGTCCGAAGTGCTCGCCCAAAACAACTACTTCGAAAACATCAGCACTCCCTACGAGTACTACGCCCCCAACGGGAAGATTCGCGCCACCGGCAATACCACGGTCAATTGCTCTGACGTACAGTCCTTCAACGACTCGGTCTTCACCCCGCCCTACGCATACTCGCTCGAAAGCCCCAGCGCTGCCCGCTCTGCCATCATCGCCAGCGCCGGCCCCGTCGGCGGCGGCAGCTCCGGCATCACGGGTGTAAAAGTGATCGTCAACCGTGCGAGCGGCCGCGCCATGGATGTCTACGAATGGGACAACACCAACGGCGGCAACATCGCCCTCTACGACGTATGGGGCGGCGACGCCCAGCGCTTCCAGGTGACGAACATCGGCGGCAACACCTACACCATCCGTACCATCCTCCCCGGCAACCGCTCGCTCGACGTCTGGGGCCCCTCCAGCGCCGACGGCACCAACGTCGCGCTCTATGACTACCTGGGCGGCTCGAACCAGCAGTTCACCATCACCCCCACCTCGGGCGGCTACTACCGCATCACGCCCAACAACGCCCCCAACTCGGCGGTCGACGCCTTCGGCACCGCCAATGGCGACAACGTGGGCATCTGGACCTACTGGGGCGGCGACGTCCAACAGTGGCGCTTCCAAAACCCCTGA
- a CDS encoding DUF433 domain-containing protein: protein MNWQEYIVADPRILAGKPTVKGTRLSVEFLLGLLAKGWTEEQIFESYPHLTREAFRAVFAFSAEAMRDEAYFALDAAQA from the coding sequence GTGAACTGGCAGGAATATATTGTGGCCGATCCGCGCATTCTAGCGGGTAAGCCGACCGTAAAGGGGACCCGCCTGAGCGTGGAGTTTCTGCTGGGATTGCTGGCCAAAGGCTGGACGGAAGAGCAGATTTTTGAATCTTACCCTCATTTGACGCGGGAGGCCTTCCGGGCGGTCTTTGCTTTCTCTGCCGAGGCGATGAGAGATGAGGCGTATTTCGCCCTGGATGCGGCGCAAGCATGA
- a CDS encoding excisionase family DNA-binding protein translates to MATSTLTSSNTRLDPSTMEDEKLAQLMATFSKPGHVAFIDAEGQRTEIPEPFYHHLMRLVRLLNDRQAIVMIPEDETFTTQAAANYLGMSRQFLIDQVLDAGQLPFHRVGKHRRIYFRDLLAWERQRDEKRRIALDELRKTIDEAGFYDASYTGDAEG, encoded by the coding sequence ATGGCAACCAGCACTCTCACCAGTTCGAATACGCGCCTCGATCCCTCCACCATGGAGGACGAGAAGCTGGCCCAACTGATGGCCACGTTTTCCAAGCCCGGCCACGTCGCGTTTATCGACGCGGAAGGCCAACGTACCGAAATCCCGGAACCATTTTACCACCACCTGATGCGCCTGGTGCGCCTGTTGAACGATCGCCAAGCCATCGTCATGATCCCCGAGGACGAAACGTTCACCACCCAGGCGGCGGCGAACTATCTCGGCATGTCGCGTCAGTTCCTGATCGACCAAGTGCTCGACGCGGGGCAGCTACCTTTCCACCGGGTTGGCAAGCACCGTCGCATCTACTTCCGCGACCTCCTCGCCTGGGAACGCCAGCGGGATGAGAAACGCCGTATCGCGCTTGACGAGCTGAGAAAGACCATTGACGAGGCTGGCTTTTACGACGCGTCCTATACGGGCGATGCTGAGGGCTGA